From the Raphanus sativus cultivar WK10039 unplaced genomic scaffold, ASM80110v3 Scaffold0846, whole genome shotgun sequence genome, the window agataaccgtttttgaccccaacaaacttcctggttattctccactgattagtggttccaaataaagcttcttagatcgttgttcatcctggttttgataagaatcatgaagataatggcatatgtcgaacagggctaatctggaatcatctggatagaaagtgggatatcttcttactcacaacacttatgagatttattcaacttcctggttattctccactgattgtggtttccaaataaagcttcttagatcgtggttcatcctggtttgataagaatcatgaagatattgccatatgtccgaacaggctaatctggaatcatctggatagaaagtgggatatcttcttcctcacaactcctatgagatttattcaacttcctggttattctccactgattagtggttccaaataaagctttttagatcgtggttcatcctggtttgataagaatcatgaagataatggcatatgtccgaacaggctaatctggaatcatctggatagaaagtgggatatcttcttactcacaactcctatgagatttattcaacttcctggttattctccactgattagtggttccaataaagcttcttagatcgtggttcatcctggtttgataagatcatgaagatattgccatatgtccgaacaggctaatctggatcatctggatagaagtgggatatctttctctcacaactcctatgagatttattcaacttcctggttatttctccactgattagtggttccaaataaagcttcttagatcgtggttcatcctggtttgataagaatcatgaagatatgccatatgtccgaacaggctaatctgtaatcatctggatagaaggtgggatatcttcttgctcacaacacttatgagatttattcaacttcctggttattctccactgattagtggttccaaataaagcttcttagatcgtggttcatcctggtttgataagaatcatgaagatattgcatatgtccgaacaggctaatctggaatcatctggatagaaagtgggatatcttcttactcacaactcctatgagatttattcaacttcctggttattctccactgattagtggttccaaataaagcttcttagatcgtggttcatcctggtttgataagaatcatgaagatattgccatatgtccgaacaggctaatctggaatcatctggatagaaagtgggatatcttcttactcacaactcctatgagatttattcaacttcctggttattctccactgattagtggttccaaataaagcttcttagatcgtggttcatcctggtttgataagaatcatgaagatattgccatatgtccgaacaggctaatctggaatcatctggatagaaagtgggatatcttcttactcacaactcctatgagatttattcaacttcctggttattctccactgattagtggttccaaataaagcttcttagatcgtggttcatcctggtttgataagaatcatgaagatattgccatatgtccgaacaggctaatctggaatcatctggatagaagtgggatatcttcttactcacaactcctatgagatttattcaacttcctggttattctccactgattagtggttccaaataaagcttcttagatcgtggttcatcctggtttgataagaatcatgaagataatggcatatgtccgaacaggctaatctggaatcatctggatagaaagtgggatatcttcttactcacaactcctatgagatttattcaacttcctggttattctccactgattagtggttccaaataaagcttcttagatcgtggttcatcctggtttgataagaatcatgaagatattgccatatgtccgaacaggctaatctggaatcatctggatagaaagtgggatatcttcttactcacaactcctatgagatttattcaacttcctggttattctccactgattagtggttccaaataaagcttcttagatcgtggttcatcctggtttgataagaatcatgaagataatggcatatgtccgaacaggctaatctggaatcatctggatagaaagtgggatatcttcttactcacaacacttatgagatttattcaacttcctggttattctccactgattagtggttccaaataaagcttcttagatcgtggttcatcctggtttgataagaatcatgaagatattgccatatgtccgaacaggctaatctggaatcatctggatagaaagtgggatatcttcttactcacaactcctatgagatttattcaacttcctggttattctccactgattagtggttccaaataaagcttcttagatcgtggttcatcctggtttgataagaatcatgaagataatggcatatgtccgaacaggctaatctggaatcatctggatagaaagtgggatatcttcttactcacaactcctatgagatttattcaacttcctggttattctccactgattagtggttccaaataaagcttcttagatcgtggttcatcctggtttgataagaatcatgaagatattgccatatgtccgaacaggctaatctggaatcatctggatagaaagtgggatatcttcttactcacaactcctatgagatttattcaacttcctggttattctccactgattagtggttccaaataaagcttcttagatcgtggttcatcctggtttgataagaatcatgaagatattgccatatgtccgaacaggctaatctggaatcatctggatagaaagtgggatatcttcttactcacaactcctatgagatttattcaacttcctggttattctccactgattagtggttccaaataaagcttcttagatcgtggttcatcctggtttgataagaatcatgaagataatggcatatgtccgaacaggctaatctggaatcatctggatagaaagtgggatatcttcttactcacaacttatgagatttattcaacttcctggttattctccactgattagtggttccaaataaagcttcttagatcgtggttcatcctggtttgataagaatcatgaagatattgccatatgtccgaacaggctaatctggaatcatctggatagaaagtgggatatcttcttactcacaactcctatgagatttattcaacttcctggttattctccactgattagtggttccaaataaagcttcttagatcgtggttcatcctggtttgataagaatcatgaagataatggcatatgtccgaacaggctaatctggaatcatctggatagaaagtgggatatcttcttactcacaactcctatgagatttattcaacttcctggttattctccactgattagtggttccaaataaagcttcttagatcgtggttcatcctggtttgataagaatcatgaagatattgccatatgtccgaacaggctaatctggaatcatctggatagaaagtgggatatcttcttactcacaactcctatgagatttattcaacttcctggttattctccactgattagtggttccaaataaagcttcttagatcgtggttcatcctggtttgataagaatcatgaagatattgccatatgtccgaacaggctaatctggaatcatctggatagaaagtgggatatcttcttactcacaactcctatgagatttattcaacttcctggttattctccactgattagtggttccaaataaagcttcttagatcgtggttcatcctggtttgataagaatcatgaagatattgccatatgtccgaacaggctaatctggaatcatctggatagaaagtgggatatcttcttactcacaactcctatgagatttattcaacttcctggttattctccactgattagtggttccaaataaagcttcttagatcgtggttcatcctggtttgataagaatcatgaagatattgccatatgtccgaacaggctaatctggaatcatctggatagaaagtgggatatcttcttactcacaactcctatgagatttattcaacttcctggttattctccactgattagtggttccaaataaagcttcttagatcgtggttcatcctggtttgataagaatcatgaagatattgccatatgtccgaacaggctaatctggaatcatctggatagaaagtgggatatcttcttactcacaactcctatgagatttattcaacttcctggttattctccactgattagtggttccaaataaagcttcttagatcgtggttcatcctggtttgataagaatcatgaagatattgccatatgtccgaacaggctaatctggaatcatctggatagaaagtgggatatcttcttactcacaactcctatgagatttattcaacttcctggttattctccactgattagtggttccaaataaagcttcttagatcgtggttcatcctggtttgataagaatcatgaagataatggcatatgtccgaacaggctaatctggaatcatctggatagaaagtgggatatcttcttactcacaactcctatgagatttattcaacttcctggttattctccactgattagtggttccaaataaagcttcttagatcgtggttcatcctggtttgataagaatcatgaagatattgccatatgtccgaacaggctaatctggaatcatctggatagaaagtgggatatcttcttactcacaactcctatgagatttattcaacttcctggttattctccactgattagtggttccaaataaagcttcttagatcgtggttcatcctggtttgataagaatcatgaagatattggcatatgtccgaacaggctaatctggaatcatctggatagaaagtgggatatcttcttactcacaactcctatgagatttattcaacttcctggttattctccactgattagtggttccaaataaagcttcttagatcgtggttcatcctggtttgataagaatcatgaagatattgccatatgtccgaacaggctaatctggaatcatctggatagaaagtgggatatcttcttactcacaactcctatgagatttattcaacttcctggttattctccactgattagtggttccaaataaagcttcttagatcgtggttcatcctggtttgataagaatcatgaagatattgccatatgtccgaacaggctaatctggaatcatctggatagaaagtgggatatcttcttactcacaactcctatgagatttattcaacttcctggttattctccactgattagtggttccaaataaagcttcttagatcgtggttcatcctggtttgataagaatcatgaagatattgccatatgtccgaacaggctaatctggaatcatctggatagaaagtgggatatcttcttactcacaactcctatgagatttattcaacttcctggttattctccactgattagtggttccaaataaagcttcttagatcgtggttcatcctggtttgataagaatcatgaagatattgccatatgtccgaacaggctaatctggaatcatctggatagaaagtgggatatcttcttactcacaactcctatgagatttattcaacttcctggttattctccactgattagtggttccaaataaagcttcttagatcgtggttcatcctggtttgataagaatcatgaagatattgccatatgtccgaacaggctaatctggaatcatctggatagaaagtgggatatcttcttactcacaactcctatgagatttattcaacttcctggttattctccactgattagtggttccaaataaagcttcttagatcgtggttcatcctggtttgataagaatcatgaagatattgccatatgtccgaacaggctaatctggaatcatctggatagaaagtgggatatcttcttactcacaactcctatgagatttattcaacttcctggttattctccactgattagtggttccaaataaagcttcttagatcgtggttcatcctggtttgataagaatcatgaagatattgccatatgtccgaacaggctaatctggaatcatctggatagaaagtgggatatcttcttactcacaactcctatgagatttattcaacttcctggttattctccactgattagtggttccaaataaagcttcttagatcgtggttcatcctggtttgataagaatcatgaagataatggcatatgtccgaacaggctaatctggaatcatctggataaaagtgggatatcttcttactcacaactcttatgagatttattcaacttcctggttattctccactgattagtggttccaaaagcttcttagatcgtggttcatcctggtttgataagaatcatgaagataatggcatatgtccgaacaggctaatctggatcatctggatagaaaagtgggatatcttcttactcaacaactcctatgagatttattcaacttcctggttattctccactgattagtggttccaaatcaagcttcttagatcgtggttcatcctggtttgataagaaatcatgaagattattgccatatgtccgaacaggctaaatctggaatcatctggatagaaagtgggatatcttcttactcacaactcctatgagatttattcaacttcctggttattctccactgattagtgttccaaataaagcctTCTTAGATCGTGGCATGGATGATCCTAGGTGTGAGGAATCACGTCCCTGAAACTACTCTCCAacggattgtgatgatgaaacaagatgtggattgagtgatacttcaaagagttgcggaatgactcttagactatcaaaggtttgcttgcaaggtaaggatcaaggatccgagtaacacttagacaagctttgatcaaacaagattcagagagaattttaatagaaagtgtttgatgattttattcatgattttcgtccataatatataggcaagaagtctgtacatgcacagcttcttggaaacatacaaaatacttaaaacaaaggctcccttgaaaacataaataaagaccaagttttaaatccgaaatagactagaaaataagagaaatggcatggtttcatcaagaggctatTGTATAAGAgttgtgtccaagcctcattaaaaaccttgtttggaaaacccaatgggacaaaaccaaaccaaggaaaagagtgcaagtcacaacacctctcttgatgaatgtcttagatggcttgaatcacaaccagagtagttggataagcacactctagactgccctggatagtgtataagagtttatggaaagcttgattgaatctggcttgcttggatctagtcattggaccaactggtacttctaagtccttgccatttgtttcctcaggttcaagctgctccatggttctttcttcaacttccttaagctctggttcaagctattccatatctttagttccattgcttgtcaagatcacatcatcctctcccacttgagaaggatttgacctcaaatccgttTCATCTGCATGATAAGGAACTAGGTCAGTAACATTAAAGCTTGAGCTCACGTtatacttaccttggagatcgaGTTGATAGGTattgttgttgatcttcctGATGACTTTGAAAGGACCATCTAGTCTAGGCATGAGTTTGGATTTTCTTTCGTTAGGAAATCTGTCCTTCCTCAGATGTATCCAAACTAAGtctccttcttcaaagatcatctcttttCTTCCTTTGTTAGCTTGCTTAGCGTACAGCTTGGTCTTGTTTTCTATATTGATCCGGGCCTTCTCATGTATCTGCTTAACAAGTTCAGCTTTCTTTTGTCCATCCAAGCTAACGTGGTTTTGGACTTTGGACTTAGCCTGTTTGCAAGTGACACACCTTTCACAAGCTTTTTCTACATCTCTCCTCAtgtgtggccaatagaagtgaTCCTGCATTACGTTCAGTGTCTTAGCCACGCCAAAATGTCCTCCAAGTCCACCTGCGTGAGCTTCCTTGACaaacaaatctctcaaagaaGAGTTAGGCACACATAGTCTAttttcaaagaagagaaaaccaTCATTCTTGAAGTATTTACCACGACCAAACTTCTCACAAGAagaatatatatctttaaaatcagaatcagtggcatataaagttttgatatgCTCAAATCCAAGTAATTTCGTTTCAAGAGTGTTCaagagaacataccttcgagatagtgcatcagcaactatgttttccttacctttcttgtatttgatcacataaggaaaggtttcaatgaattcaaTCCATCTAGCATGTCTCTTGTTCAGTTTCTGTTGTCCCTTGAGATGCTttagagactcatgatcagtgtggatgacgaactccttaggccagagaTAGTGTTGCCATGTTTGCAAAGCCCTCACAAGCGCATAGAGCTCTTTGTCATACGTTGGATAGTTCAGAGTAGCccctccaagcttttcactaaagaAAGCTATAGGTTTCTTTTCCTGCATAAGCACAGCACCTACACCaataccagaagcatcacattctatttcaaatgttttagaaaagtcAGGGAGAGAAAGAACTGGTGAATTGGTGAGTTTCTCTTTCAAGGCTTGGAATGCTTCTTCTTGGAATTGTTCCCACTTGAACCCAACGTTTTTCTTGATTACTTCAGTCAGTGGTGCAGCCACAGTACTAAAATCCTTGACAAATTTTCTGTAGAATCCGGCTAGACCATGGAAGCTTCTCACTTCACCAACTGTCTTTGGGCTTGGCCATTCCTTGAtagctttgatcttttcttcatcaaccttgattccatctgcactcacaacaaaacctaaaaagacaaggttatctgctccaaaagtacatttctttAAATTAGCAAACAAGGATTCCTTCCTAAGTACTTCTAGAACCTTTCTAAGATGCTCAACATGCTCATCCAAGTTCTTGCTGTAGATCaaaatgtcatcaaagtaaaccacaacaaaatgacctataaatgatctaagaacatggttcattagcctcatgaaagtactaggcgCATTAGTCAGCCCAAATGGCATTACTAACCATTCATATAGCCCCTGCTtcgttttaaaagcagttttccactcatcaccctCTTTCATTCTAATTTGGTGATACCCACTTTTCAAATCAaccttagaaaagatgctagaaccatgcaactcatcaagcatatcatctaatctaggaatggGATATcgatactttacagtgatattgttgatggctctgcaatcgacacacattctccagctaccatctttctttggtacaaGTAAGACTGGAACTGCACATGGGCTCATGCTCTCACGAATATGACCTTTCTTCATAAGCTCAGTGACTTGTTGCTGTAGCTCTTTGGTCTCCAGAGGattggttctataggctggcTTGTTCGGTAGAGAAGCCCCTGGAATAAAATTGATTTGATGCTCTATTCCTCTGATAGGTGGCAGTCCTTGTGGAGCTTCTTCTGGAAAAACATCTTTGAATTCCTGCAAAAGAAATTGTATCTTGCTAGGAAGATCCTGCGCTGGCTTTGTTATGTTTAaacattctttaaaaacaatCAGCAAGTGAGGTAAAGAACTTCCCTTTGGTTGAAGCAATATATTAGCCTGCTGCTTTTTCTTAGATTCTGAGGTCGCTTTGTTCTTCTTCAAGGCTATCTGATCTAGATGAACTTCTTGCGGTGTCAAAGGAACCAAAACAGTCTTCTTTCCTTTGTACTCAAACGAGTATCTGTTTGTGAACCCATCATGAAGTGTTCTTCTGTCGGATTGCCAAGGTCTACCAAGCAATATGTGTCCAGCATCCATTGGTAAGACATCACACAGTATCTCTTCCTCATACTTCCCAATAGACAATGGTACCTTAACTTGATGCTTTACCTCTAGCTCTCCTTCGTCATTAAGCCATTGTAACTTGTAAGTTGTTGGTGTTTTTATGACCTTCAGACCAAGTTTCTCCACCATGGTTTCACTTGCAACATTggtacaacttcctccatctataaccaagcTGCAAACCTTTCCGTGAACCATACAGCGAGTGTGAAACAGATTCTCTCTCTGCTCTCTCCATCGGTCTTGGCTTGAAGATTCAGTGTTCTTCTAGTAACAAGTAACTCTCCACGAGTTGGCATTTCCACCCTTTCTTCTTCAGACTCAGATACCTCTTCCTCGGATTCAATGTCACCATTTTCTCTGATGAGTATTACCCTTTTGTTGGAGCAGCTACTGGCATAGTGTCCATATCCTTTACACTTGTAGCACTGTATGTCTCTGGATTTGGATGCAGTGGCTACTTCCTTTCCTTTAACACTTTGTTCCTCCACTTTAGGCTTGGAGAATGGTCTGGATTCTCTGGTCTTTTCGTCCTTCTGGTAGTGTGGTTTGCTGGCTCCATAGCTAGACTtgtaacttcttcttttcaactgCTGTTCAAACATAATCGCCTTGTGCAATAGCTTTTCCATCTCAATGTAGTGATGAACTTCAAGTCTGTCCATGATGTCTCTGTTTAGACCACCCATGAATCTGGCCATTGTTGCTTCTCTGTCTTCTTGTATATCAGCTCTCAGCATAAGGGTTTCCATTTCCTTATAATATTCCTCAACTGATCTACTTCCTTGAGACGGTGTTCTGAGCTTGAAGTGCAACTCTCTGTGGTAGTGGCTCGGTACAAATCTCTTCCTCATGATTACCTTCATCTGGTTCCAGGTTTCAACAGGAAAATCTCCAGCTCTTCTTCTTGCTGTAACCAAGTTATCCCACCAACTTAAAGCATACTCCTTGAACTCAGTAGGGGCAAGTTTCATTTTATACTCTGCAGTGTAGTCTCTGCAATTGAACACGAGttcaatcttcttttcccactctAAGTATTCTTCTGGATCAGCAGTGCCTTTACACTCAGGaattttcagtttcaaaccacCAAGAGGATCGCTGGTTTTTGGCCTTTCTTCCTGGTCATGCCTCCTTCTTCTGGTACCAATGGATCGGTTTGAATGGCTATAGTAACTTTCTGTAGCAGATCGATCTGAAGTCCTTCTAGGTCTCTCACGATCTGAGTGCACAACCTCAGCCCTGAAGTGTTCTAGTCTCTGATCCATCAAAGTAGTCATGCGTGCAGTCAAAGCATCAAGTAACAGTGGATTCATTCCATTATTCCTAGTGTCCTCGTCTCCCATGGTTCCTGTTGAGTTTTAAAGCACAAAACCAGTAAAAGAGATCATAGAAACAGAAAATAACGGAAAACACAGAAACTGAGACAGATTCAAAAACTTTTATGAAGAACCCTAATTCTTTTTCTTAAcaatttcgaaatttgaaacaGATTATTTAGCAATTTCAACACTTATTCTAAGCAGATCTGACAGTAACAAACATGATTCTAACAAGTTTCAAACTTTAGAACAGATCTGAGAACAGAATATGAAAAGACTAAAAGTTGCAGAACTGGAAAAACACAACCTTTTGATGgagatctgctctgataccacttggtatgatcctaggtgtgaggatcacgtccctgactactctccaacggattgtgatgatgaaaacaagatgtggattgagtgatacttcgaagagttgcggaatgactcttagactatcaaaggtttgcttgcaaggtaaggatcaaggatccgagtaacacttagacaagctttgatcaaacaagattcagagagaatttttaatagaaagtgtttgatgattttattcatgattttcgtccataatatataggcaagaagtctgtacatgcacagcttcttggaaacatacaaaatacttaaaacaaaggctcccttgaaaacataaataaagaccaagttttaaatccgaaaatagactagaaaataagagaaatggcatggtttcatcaagaggctatcgtataagtgttgtgtccaagcctcattaaaaaccttgtttggaaaacccaatgggacaaaaccaaaccaaggaaaagagtgcaagtcacaacacctctcttgatgaatgtcttagatggcttgaatcacaaccagagtagttggataagcaCACTCTAGACTGCCCTGGATAGTGTATAAGAGTTTATGGAAAGCTTGATTGAATCTGGCTTGCTTGGATCTAGTCATTGGACCAACTGGTACTTCTAAGTCCTTTGCCATTTGTTTCCTCAGGTTCAAGCTGCtccatggttctttcttcaacttccttaagctctggttcaagctgttccatatctttagttccattgcttgtcaagatcacatcagggttgtgagtaagaagatatcccactttctatccagatgattccagattagcctgttcggacatatggcaatatcttcatgattcttatcaaaccaggatgaaccacgatctaagaagctttttggaaccactaatcagtggagaataaccaggaagttgaataaatctcataagatgtgagtaagaagatatcccactttctatccagatgattccagattagcctgttcggacatatggcaatatcttcatgattcttatcaaaccaggatgaaccacgatctaagaagctttatttggaaccactaatcagtggagaataaccaggaagttgaataaatctcataagagttgtgagtaagaagatatcccactttctatccagatgattccagattagcctgttcggacatatggcaatatcttcatgattcttatcaaaccaggatgaaccacgatctaagaagctttatttggaaccactaatcagtggagaataaccaggaagttgaataaatctcataggagttgtgagtaagaagatatcccactttctatccagatgattccagattagcctgttcggacatatggcaatatcttcatgattcttatcaaaccaggatgaaccacgatctaagaagctttatttggaaccactaatcagtggagaataaccaggaagttgaataaatctcataggagttgtgagtaagaagatatcccactttctatccagatgattccagattagcctgttcggacatatggcaatatcttcatgattcttatcaaaccaggatgaaccacgatctaagaagctttatttggaaccactaatcagtggagaataaccaggaagttgaataaatctcataggagttgtgagtaagaagatatcccactttctatccagatgattccagattagcctgttcggacatatggcaatatcttcatgattcttatcaaaccaggatgaaccacgatctaagaagctttatttggaaccactaatcagtggagaataaccaggaagttgaataaatctcataggagttgtgagtaagaagatatcccactttctatccagatgattccagattagcctgttcggacatatggcaatatcttcatgattcttatcaaaccaggatgaaccacgatctaagaagctttatttggaaccactaatcagtggagaataaccaggaagttgaataaatctcataggag encodes:
- the LOC130503177 gene encoding uncharacterized protein LOC130503177 — its product is MGDEDTRNNGMNPLLLDALTARMTTLMDQRLEHFRAEVVHSDRERPRRTSDRSATESYYSHSNRSIGTRRRRHDQEERPKTSDPLGGLKLKIPECKGTADPEEYLEWEKKIELVFNCRDYTAEYKMKLAPTEFKEYALSWWDNLVTARRRAGDFPVETWNQMKVIMRKRFVPSHYHRELHFKLRTPSQGSRSVEEYYKEMETLMLRADIQEDREATMARFMGGLNRDIMDRLEVHHYIEMEKLLHKAIMFEQQLKRRSYKSSYGASKPHYQKDEKTRESRPFSKPKVEEQSVKGKEVATASKSRDIQCYKCKGYGHYASSCSNKRVILIRENGDIESEEEVSESEEERVEMPTRGELLVTRRTLNLQAKTDGESRERICFTLAVWFTERFAAWL
- the LOC130503178 gene encoding uncharacterized protein LOC130503178, giving the protein MVEKLGLKVIKTPTTYKLQWLNDEGELEVKHQVKVPLSIGKYEEEILCDVLPMDAGHILLGRPWQSDRRTLHDGFTNRYSFEYKGKKTVLVPLTPQEVHLDQIALKKNKATSESKKKQQANILLQPKGSSLPHLLIVFKECLNITKPAQDLPSKIQFLLQEFKDVFPEEAPQGLPPIRGIEHQINFIPGASLPNKPAYRTNPLETKELQQQVTELMKKGHIRESMSPCAVPVLLVDLKSGYHQIRMKEGDEWKTAFKTKQGLYECKNLDEHVEHLRKVDEEKIKAIKEWPSPKTVGEVRSFHGLAGFYRKFVKDFSTVAAPLTEVIKKNVGFKWEQFQEEAFQALKEKLTNSPVLSLPDFSKTFEIECDASGIGVGAVLMQEKKPIAFFSEKLGGATLNYPTYDKELYALVRALQTWQHYLWPKEFVIHTDHELCVPNSSLRDLFVKEAHAGGLGGHFGVAKTLNAKSKVQNHVSLDGQKKAELVKQIHEKARINIENKTKLYAKQANKGRKEMIFEEGDLVWIHLRKDRFPNERKSKLMPRLDGPFKVIRKINNNTYQLDLQ